Genomic DNA from Lutibacter sp. A80:
AAGTTAGAAGGAAATAACCCTGGAGGAAGCGTAAAAGATAGAGCGGCATACAACATGATAGCTTCAGCTTTAAAAAATGGTGACATCCAAAAAACAGACTATTTAATTGAAGCTACAAGTGGAAATACGGGTATTGCACTAGCAATGATTGCACAACAATTCGGAATCAATATTGAATTGGTAATGCCAGAAAACTCTACTAAAGAGAGGGTGCAAACTATGCGAGCTTATGGCGCAAAAGTTACCTTAACATCTAGTGAAACTGGCATTGAAGGCTCCAGAGCTTATGCTGAAAAAAAAGTAATAGAAAAAGGATATAAAATGCTTAATCAATTTGCTAATGAAGCTAATTGGCAAGCACATTATAAAACTACTGGACCAGAAATATGGAGAGATACTAATGGAGAAATCACCCATTTTGTTTCTGCAATGGGTACAACCGGTACCATTATGGGAACTTCTACCTTTTTAAAAGAAAAAAATAACAACATTCAAATAATTGGCGCACAACCAACCGATAATTCTAGAATTCCGGGTATAAGAAAATGGTCTCCAGAATTTTTGCCCAAAATATTTAATCCTAAAAAAGTAGATACCGTTATTGAAGTTAGCGAAAATGAAGCTAGAAAAATGACTAAAAGACTTGCAAAAGAAGAAGGTATTTTTGCAGGAATGAGCAGTGGTGGAGCCGTAACTGCAGCATTAAAATTATCAAAAACTATAGAAAAAGGCATTATAGTTGCCATAATTTGCGATCGTGGAGATCGTTATTTATCATCTGATTTATTTGAATAAAACGTTATAGCAACTATCCGTATTTTAGATTGGATAGCAACCTCTTTTATTGTATTTTTGTTTGTTAGAATACATACAAATCTTACCATGAAAAAAATACAAATGGTTGACCTCCAAAGTCAATACACCAAAATACAAGAACAAGTTGATTCTAAAATTTCAGAAGTTTTAAAATCTGCAGCTTATATAAATGGACCGGAAGTCCAGTCTTTTCAAAAAAATTTAGAAACTTATTTAAATGTAAAACACGTAATTCCTTGTGCAAATGGTACCGATGCTCTTCAAATCGCTATGATGGGATTAGGACTAGCTCCTGGAGACGAAGTTATTACAGTTGATTTTACCTTTGCTGCAACTGTTGAAGTAATTGCTTTATTACATTTAACTCCTGTTTTAGTAGATGTTGAAAAAGATACTTTTAACATAAATATTGAAGCATTAAAAAAAGCAATTACCCCAAAAACTAAAGCTATTGTTCCAGTACATTTATTTGGACAATGTGCAAATATGGAGGCAATTTTAGAAGTTGCAAAAGAATATAACTTATTTGTAATTGAAGATACAGCACAAGCTATTGGTGCCAACTACACCTTTAAAGATGGCACAACTAAAAAAGCAGGAACTATTGGAAATATAGGTACAACTTCATTCTTTCCTTCAAAAAATTTAGGTTGTTATGGTGATGGTGGTGCTATTTTTACAAATGATGATGATTTAGCACATACAATTAGAGGAATTGTAAACCACGGAATGTACAAACGCTATTACCACGATGTTGTAGGTGTTAATTCTAGATTAGACAGCGTACAAGCAGCTGTTTTAAATGTAAAATTACCTCTTCTAGATTCGTATTGTGAAGCTAGACAAAAAGCCGCTGCATACTACTCTAATGCTTTTGCTGGAAATGAAAACATAATTACACCTGCCACAAGCAACTTTACATCACATGTTTTTCATCAATATACATTACAAATTTTAACTGGTAAAAGAAACGAATTACACCAACATTTACTAGACAATGGAATTCCAAATGCCATTTACTACCCTGTACCACTTCACAGTCAAAAAGCATATAAAGACAAACGTTATAATGAGGATGATTTTAAAGTAACAAATGAATTAATTGATACTGTTATTTCTTTGCCAATGCACACAGAATTAGATGAAGAACAATTAAATTTTATTACATCAACAATTTTAAATTTTATAAATAAATAATGAAAAAAGTTTTAGTTACTGGAGGGTTAGGATTTATTGGCTCACACACAGTTGTAGAGTTACAAAATGAAGGTTTCGAAGTTCTTATTATTGATAATTTATCAAACTCAAGCATTGAAGTTTTAGATAAAATAACTTCAATTACAGGAACAAAACCTACATATTTTAATATCGATTTAAGAGAAAAAACTGCTGTTAAAGATTTTTTCGCAAATAATAAAGTAGATGGAATTATTCATTTTGCAGCATCTAAAGCAGTAGGTGAAAGTGTTCAAATGCCATTAGAATATTATGAAAACAATCTTGGTAGTTTAATTTCTATTTTACAAGAAATGAAAGCTAACAACTTAAATAACTTTATTTTTAGTTCATCTTGTACCGTTTATGGACAAGCAGATGAACTTCCAATTACAGAAAATGCACCTATAAAACCTGCGGAATCTCCTTACGGAAATACAAAACAAATTGGTGAAGAAATTATAAAAGATGCTACCAAAATTTCAGATTTAAAAGCTATTGCATTGCGTTATTTTAATCCAATTGGCTCACACGAATCTTCAAAAATTGGTGAATTACCTATTGGAATACCTCAAAACTTAATTCCTTATGTAGTACAAACTGCAGCTGGAATACGTAAAGAACTTTCCGTTTTTGGAAGTGATTACGATACACCTGACGGTACAGCCGTTAGAGATTACATTCATGTAGTTGACTTAGCAAAAGCACATATTGTTGCTTTAAAAAGACTTATTGAAAATAATAACAAAGCTCAATATGAAATTTTTAACTTAGGTACTGGTAAAGGAAATTCTGTTTTAGAAGTTATAAATACTTTTGAAAAAGTTACTGGTAAAAAAGTAAACTATAAATTAGTAGATAGACGGGAAGGCGACATTACAGCCGCTTATGCCGATACAAATTTTGCAAATGAAGAACTTGGATGGAAAGCTGAATTAACTCTAGATGAGGCTTTACTTTCTGCCTGGAAATGGCAAGAAGCTTTAAATAGCGAAAAGTAAACAACTCCTATTTTAAGTAACAACACACTATTAAAAAAGGGCTTTTAAATAAAATTTGAAAGCCCTTTTTATTTTATCTGTATAAAACTGTTAACCGCAAATTGCAACTGAGCGTTAGAAACTAAGCAACAGCTCCACTAGCAGAAACACTTCTATCTATTTTACGCATTAAACCTTGTAAAACCTTACCTGGTCCAACTTCAACAAATTCTGTTCCACCATCTGCAATCATAGCTTGCACGCATTGTGTCCAACGTACAGGCGCCGTTAATTGCGCTATTAAATTTCCTTTAATTTCATCTGGATTTGTAACCGCTTTTGCCACAACATTTTGATAAACCGGACAAATAGGTTCACTAAATACAGTATTTTTAATCGCTTCAGCTAATTCCTCTCTTGCTGGCGCCATTAAAGGAGAGTGAAATGCTCCACCAACTGGTAATTTTAAAGCACGTCTTGCTCCTTTTTCTGTTAGCAACTCACAAGCTTTATCTATAGCTGAAATTTCACCAGAAATAACCAACTGACCAGGACAATTATAATTAGCTGCCACTACTACACCATCAATACTAGCACATACTTCTTCAACAACATTATCATCTAAACCTAAAACTGCAGCCATTGTTGATTCTTGAGCTTCACAAGCTTTTTGCATTGCTAAAGCTCTTTTAGAAACCAATTTTAGACCATCTTCAAAAGTCAATACTCCATTAGCAACTAAAGCTGAAAGTTCACCTAAAGAATGCCCTGCAACCATTTCTGGTTTAAAATCATCTCCTAATGTTTTTGCCAAAATTACTGAATGCAAAAAAATTGCAGGCTGTGTTACTTTTGTTTGTTTTAAATCCTCTGCAGTACCTTCAAACATAATGTCTGTTATAGAAAAACCTAAAATACTGTTTGCTTTTTCAAAAAGTTCTTGAGCTAAGGGTGAGCTTTGATATAAATCTAATCCCATTCCGACAAATTGAGCTCCTTGACCTGGAAATATATATGCTTTCATTCTATTTATTTTATTCGATTTAAATTAAAAAAACAAAAATAAGAATAAATTACTATATTCGTATCAACTTGATAGTAATGAATCAAAAACTAAAATCCGAAGCTTTTACAATTTATTTAATTTTAGCATCCATGTTTATTGCAGCATTGGTAGCTTCAAATTTAATTTTTCAAAAATTTTTTTATTGGAATCCTTTTGGATGGTTCAGATTTGAACTTTCTGTTGGTATTTTACCTTACCCTATTACCTTTTTAATTACCGATATTATTTCAGAAATTTATGGGCGAAAAAAAGCAAATCAGGTTGTAATTGCAGGTATTTTTGCTTCATTTTTTTCAATGTTGATTGTTCTTATTGCAAATTATACTCCAGCAATTGATAATTCACCTATTAACAACCAAATATTTACAAAAGTATTTGGACTATCTCCTATTGCTGTTTTAGCTTCTATGTTAGCTTATTTATTTGCTCAATTTATTGATATCCGCCTATTTCATTTTTGGAAAAGAAAAACCAAAGGTGAACATTTATGGTTACGCAATAATTTTTCCACCTTCGCTTCACAATTAATTGACACTGTAACGGTGGTAGGTTTACTGTGTATTTTTAAAGTTTTACCTTGGAATATTTTTGGGACTTTAGTTTTAAGTGGTTTTTTATTTAAAATTATAATTGCACTTTTAGATACTCCTATTTTATACTTTATAGTTTACCTATTTAAAAAACGATTTCATTTAGCGAAAGGAGAAGAAATTTCATTTTTTAAATAAAAACAAGTGCTTATTTTAAAGGTCTTTTTTTTATCATTCCTCCTTTGGTGTCTTTTATACTGTTCATAATTATAAATGCATGCTCGTCAATTTTTTCTATTTCGGTTTTAATTCTTGCAATTTCTAATCGTGTAACAATTGTATAAATAATATCAAAATTAGTTAAATCTTGTTCTTGCTTTCCAAATCCACCTTTTCCAACATATACGGTTACTCCACGTCCTAAATCTTCAGTTATCATTAACCTAATTTTTTCACTTTTGGTTGAAATTATTGAAATTCCGGTATATTCTTCAACTCCTTCAATAATAAAATCAATTGTTTTTGCTGCAGCCATATAAGTTAACATTGCATACAAGGCTACTTCTATTGATAAAATATAGGCTCCAAAGGAAAATATTATAATGTTAAAAATTAAAATTATATCACCTATTGTAAGTCCTGATTTTTTACTCAAAAATATTGCTAAAACTTCTGTTCCATCAATAACAGCACCACCTCTAATAGACATTCCAATACCACCTCCTAAGAAAAAACCACCAAAAACAGCGATTAACAACTTATCTGAAGTAATTAAAGGGTATGGAATAAAATGAACCGATAATGCTAAAGCTATAATTGCTAAAATACTTTTTAAAGCAAATTGTTTACCAATATTAGAATACCCTAAAACTATAAAAGGCAAATTAATAAGTACAATTAATACCGATAGGGAATAACCTGTAACATCTGAAATTAATAAGGATATCCCCATTGCTCCACCATCAATAAAAGAGTTTGGCAATAAAAATCCTTTTAATCCAAAACCGGCAGAAACAACACCTATTAAAATAAAAAACACCTCTCGTACACTATGAGAGATGCTTACTTCTATACTTTTAACCTCTTCAGACAATCTTTTAGTTTGTCTAAACGAGCTTTTTTTAAATCTACGTTTTACGGTTTTAACAATTAAATTATGTATAAATGCAATCATATATTATTTCTTCTCCTCTAAAATTAATTAACCGTTATTATTACTTTATAACCTTCGTTATTTCTAATGTTAAAAACGGTATTATCTTCAAATAATAAATACTGCCCTTTTACACCTTTTAATTTACCTGAATATACATGAGATTTTTCTAAATTTAAGGTTTTAATTTTTGTTGGATATTGTAAAACTGGATAATTTACCTCTGTAATTTTATTATTATTTGCTAAAAAGTAAGGTTGAACTTCTTCTGGAATATATTTTTTTAATTTTTCACGTTCTTCAATCAAATCTGCACTAGAGATATCATTTTTCAACATTTTTTGCCAGCTTGTTTTATCTGCTACGTATTCTTTAAGCGCAACTTCTGTAATACCTGCCAAATATCTATTAGGAACCTCAACAATTTCAATTGCTTTTGAGGCACCTTGGTCAATCCAACGTGTTGGCACTTGGGTTTTTCTTGTTACACCTACTTTTACATTACTTGACAGTGCTAAATATACAAT
This window encodes:
- the galE gene encoding UDP-glucose 4-epimerase GalE codes for the protein MKKVLVTGGLGFIGSHTVVELQNEGFEVLIIDNLSNSSIEVLDKITSITGTKPTYFNIDLREKTAVKDFFANNKVDGIIHFAASKAVGESVQMPLEYYENNLGSLISILQEMKANNLNNFIFSSSCTVYGQADELPITENAPIKPAESPYGNTKQIGEEIIKDATKISDLKAIALRYFNPIGSHESSKIGELPIGIPQNLIPYVVQTAAGIRKELSVFGSDYDTPDGTAVRDYIHVVDLAKAHIVALKRLIENNNKAQYEIFNLGTGKGNSVLEVINTFEKVTGKKVNYKLVDRREGDITAAYADTNFANEELGWKAELTLDEALLSAWKWQEALNSEK
- a CDS encoding DUF2797 domain-containing protein yields the protein MQYQTVLKKMKTELNNQVQYYLDVENDFLVLNQLLDKEIEISFEGYQCLCCGKEKKIFRQGFCYDCFYKSAAVGDWIMKPELSTAHKDIEDRDLAYEKSVQLKPHIVYLALSSNVKVGVTRKTQVPTRWIDQGASKAIEIVEVPNRYLAGITEVALKEYVADKTSWQKMLKNDISSADLIEEREKLKKYIPEEVQPYFLANNNKITEVNYPVLQYPTKIKTLNLEKSHVYSGKLKGVKGQYLLFEDNTVFNIRNNEGYKVIITVN
- a CDS encoding queuosine precursor transporter, with the protein product MNQKLKSEAFTIYLILASMFIAALVASNLIFQKFFYWNPFGWFRFELSVGILPYPITFLITDIISEIYGRKKANQVVIAGIFASFFSMLIVLIANYTPAIDNSPINNQIFTKVFGLSPIAVLASMLAYLFAQFIDIRLFHFWKRKTKGEHLWLRNNFSTFASQLIDTVTVVGLLCIFKVLPWNIFGTLVLSGFLFKIIIALLDTPILYFIVYLFKKRFHLAKGEEISFFK
- the fabD gene encoding ACP S-malonyltransferase, which encodes MKAYIFPGQGAQFVGMGLDLYQSSPLAQELFEKANSILGFSITDIMFEGTAEDLKQTKVTQPAIFLHSVILAKTLGDDFKPEMVAGHSLGELSALVANGVLTFEDGLKLVSKRALAMQKACEAQESTMAAVLGLDDNVVEEVCASIDGVVVAANYNCPGQLVISGEISAIDKACELLTEKGARRALKLPVGGAFHSPLMAPAREELAEAIKNTVFSEPICPVYQNVVAKAVTNPDEIKGNLIAQLTAPVRWTQCVQAMIADGGTEFVEVGPGKVLQGLMRKIDRSVSASGAVA
- a CDS encoding DegT/DnrJ/EryC1/StrS aminotransferase family protein; its protein translation is MKKIQMVDLQSQYTKIQEQVDSKISEVLKSAAYINGPEVQSFQKNLETYLNVKHVIPCANGTDALQIAMMGLGLAPGDEVITVDFTFAATVEVIALLHLTPVLVDVEKDTFNINIEALKKAITPKTKAIVPVHLFGQCANMEAILEVAKEYNLFVIEDTAQAIGANYTFKDGTTKKAGTIGNIGTTSFFPSKNLGCYGDGGAIFTNDDDLAHTIRGIVNHGMYKRYYHDVVGVNSRLDSVQAAVLNVKLPLLDSYCEARQKAAAYYSNAFAGNENIITPATSNFTSHVFHQYTLQILTGKRNELHQHLLDNGIPNAIYYPVPLHSQKAYKDKRYNEDDFKVTNELIDTVISLPMHTELDEEQLNFITSTILNFINK
- a CDS encoding YitT family protein; translated protein: MIAFIHNLIVKTVKRRFKKSSFRQTKRLSEEVKSIEVSISHSVREVFFILIGVVSAGFGLKGFLLPNSFIDGGAMGISLLISDVTGYSLSVLIVLINLPFIVLGYSNIGKQFALKSILAIIALALSVHFIPYPLITSDKLLIAVFGGFFLGGGIGMSIRGGAVIDGTEVLAIFLSKKSGLTIGDIILIFNIIIFSFGAYILSIEVALYAMLTYMAAAKTIDFIIEGVEEYTGISIISTKSEKIRLMITEDLGRGVTVYVGKGGFGKQEQDLTNFDIIYTIVTRLEIARIKTEIEKIDEHAFIIMNSIKDTKGGMIKKRPLK
- the cysM gene encoding cysteine synthase CysM; translation: MKTKSLFDFIGNTPLVKAKNILTKENVSLYLKLEGNNPGGSVKDRAAYNMIASALKNGDIQKTDYLIEATSGNTGIALAMIAQQFGINIELVMPENSTKERVQTMRAYGAKVTLTSSETGIEGSRAYAEKKVIEKGYKMLNQFANEANWQAHYKTTGPEIWRDTNGEITHFVSAMGTTGTIMGTSTFLKEKNNNIQIIGAQPTDNSRIPGIRKWSPEFLPKIFNPKKVDTVIEVSENEARKMTKRLAKEEGIFAGMSSGGAVTAALKLSKTIEKGIIVAIICDRGDRYLSSDLFE